A window of the Pseudomonas gozinkensis genome harbors these coding sequences:
- a CDS encoding helix-turn-helix domain-containing protein, with protein MDIQIIARDGEPEYAVLPWAQYQALLKAAGINEAPSQPAPAPLAATPDPILPGLDQLRSLREGKGIAIEALARTVGISPSYLAMIESGERLPDAAIRRSLAWELTVPGWREQS; from the coding sequence ATGGATATTCAGATAATTGCACGCGATGGCGAGCCCGAATATGCGGTTCTGCCATGGGCTCAGTATCAGGCTCTACTGAAAGCAGCAGGCATTAACGAAGCACCGTCGCAACCGGCTCCAGCGCCGCTTGCGGCAACCCCGGACCCGATTCTTCCCGGTCTGGATCAGTTACGCAGTTTGCGCGAAGGGAAGGGCATCGCCATCGAGGCGCTGGCCCGCACGGTAGGCATCAGCCCGTCTTACCTGGCCATGATCGAAAGTGGCGAGCGTCTGCCCGACGCCGCGATTCGTCGCAGCCTGGCCTGGGAGTTGACGGTGCCAGGGTGGAGGGAACAATCGTGA
- the sugE gene encoding quaternary ammonium compound efflux SMR transporter SugE, which yields MSWIILFFAGLFEVGWAVGLKYTDGFTRPLPTVLTVAAMAVSLGLLGLAMKELPLGTAYAIWTGVGAVGTVIAGIILFGESMALIRLASVALIVTGLIGLKVSA from the coding sequence ATGTCCTGGATCATTCTGTTTTTCGCCGGCCTGTTCGAAGTCGGCTGGGCCGTCGGCCTCAAATACACCGATGGCTTCACCCGTCCGCTTCCGACCGTTCTCACCGTTGCCGCCATGGCAGTCAGCTTGGGCTTGCTGGGTCTGGCGATGAAGGAATTGCCGCTGGGCACGGCTTATGCGATCTGGACTGGCGTCGGTGCCGTGGGCACGGTGATTGCCGGGATCATTCTGTTTGGCGAGTCGATGGCGTTGATTCGGCTGGCCAGCGTGGCGTTGATCGTCACCGGGTTGATCGGGCTCAAGGTCAGCGCTTGA
- a CDS encoding SEL1-like repeat protein has product MFLRLKARASYWLARRLFHWSWFVRQPRGWRWLEGQFARMANLGDVGAQSFYGHILTFRGVGLGAREEGVRLLRLAALAGDGKAAYQVGVISLAGTPSKAPDPSEAARWWTMAAKAGHPLAELKLKELAGRDASR; this is encoded by the coding sequence GTGTTTTTACGACTCAAGGCGCGGGCAAGTTACTGGCTGGCCCGTAGGCTGTTTCACTGGTCGTGGTTCGTCCGTCAGCCCCGCGGCTGGCGCTGGCTCGAAGGTCAGTTTGCGCGCATGGCCAATCTGGGCGATGTCGGCGCGCAAAGCTTTTACGGGCACATCCTGACGTTTCGCGGGGTTGGACTGGGCGCACGTGAGGAAGGTGTGCGGTTGCTGCGACTGGCGGCGCTGGCCGGGGATGGCAAGGCGGCGTATCAAGTCGGTGTCATCAGTCTTGCAGGTACGCCGAGCAAAGCGCCCGATCCTTCGGAAGCCGCTCGCTGGTGGACCATGGCCGCGAAGGCCGGGCATCCGTTGGCCGAGCTCAAGTTGAAAGAGCTGGCCGGCCGAGACGCTTCTCGATAA
- the rdgC gene encoding recombination-associated protein RdgC translates to MWFKNLLIYRLTQDLPVDAEALETALATKLARPCASQELTTYGFVAPFGKGEDAPLVHVSGDFLLISARKEERILPGSVVRDAVKEKVEEIEAEQMRKVYKKERDQIKDEIIQAFLPRAFIRRSSTFAAIAPKQGLILVNSASPKRAEDLLSTLREVIGTLPVRPLTVKTAPTAVMTEWVTTQQAAPDFFVLDECELRDTHEDGGIVRCKRQDLTSEEIQLHLSTGKVVTQLSLAWQDKLSFMLDDKMTVKRLKFEDLLQDQAEQDGGDEALGQLDASFTLMMLTFGDFLPALVEALGGEETPQGI, encoded by the coding sequence ATGTGGTTCAAAAACCTGCTTATCTATCGCCTGACCCAAGACCTGCCTGTCGATGCCGAGGCGCTGGAAACTGCACTGGCCACCAAACTGGCGCGTCCATGTGCAAGCCAGGAGTTGACCACCTACGGTTTCGTCGCGCCGTTCGGCAAGGGCGAAGATGCTCCACTGGTGCACGTCAGCGGTGACTTCCTGCTGATCTCCGCCCGTAAAGAAGAACGCATCCTGCCGGGCAGCGTCGTGCGCGATGCAGTCAAGGAAAAGGTCGAAGAGATCGAAGCCGAGCAGATGCGCAAGGTCTATAAGAAGGAACGCGATCAGATCAAGGATGAAATCATCCAGGCGTTCCTGCCGCGCGCCTTTATCCGCCGCTCGTCAACCTTCGCCGCTATCGCGCCGAAACAGGGTCTGATCCTGGTCAACTCGGCCAGCCCGAAACGCGCCGAAGACCTCCTCTCCACCCTGCGTGAAGTGATCGGTACCCTGCCGGTTCGCCCGCTGACCGTGAAAACCGCGCCGACCGCCGTGATGACCGAATGGGTCACCACCCAGCAAGCCGCTCCGGACTTCTTCGTTCTGGACGAGTGCGAATTGCGCGACACCCACGAAGACGGCGGCATCGTGCGTTGCAAGCGTCAGGACCTGACCAGCGAAGAAATCCAGCTGCACCTGAGCACCGGCAAAGTGGTGACTCAACTGTCGCTGGCCTGGCAGGACAAACTGTCGTTCATGCTCGACGACAAGATGACCGTCAAACGTCTGAAATTCGAAGACCTGTTGCAGGATCAGGCGGAACAGGACGGTGGCGACGAAGCCCTCGGTCAACTGGACGCCAGCTTCACCCTGATGATGCTGACGTTCGGCGACTTCCTCCCGGCGCTGGTTGAAGCACTGGGCGGCGAAGAGACTCCGCAAGGGATCTAA
- a CDS encoding YkvA family protein: MKAPWNFARFLPLAGRLLARGRLPTLLFAVASKGAAQGNRLGKLKDDLRLLQALCLAYWRGEYRAISAKAIVSVVAGLMYFLSPVDAIPDFIPMFGMLDDIAVLAWLMKTLDDELNAFRLWRQRQAPEKLRVVERLPDTPEQLQLQGPKKS; the protein is encoded by the coding sequence ATGAAAGCGCCGTGGAATTTCGCCCGATTCCTGCCTTTGGCCGGACGCTTGCTGGCTCGTGGCCGCTTGCCGACCTTGTTGTTCGCCGTGGCCAGCAAAGGCGCCGCCCAAGGCAATCGCCTCGGCAAACTGAAGGACGATTTGCGTCTGTTGCAGGCATTGTGTCTGGCGTACTGGCGCGGCGAGTACCGCGCGATCAGCGCCAAGGCGATCGTTTCAGTGGTGGCCGGTCTGATGTACTTCCTCAGCCCGGTGGATGCGATCCCGGATTTCATTCCCATGTTCGGCATGCTCGATGACATTGCTGTCCTCGCCTGGCTGATGAAAACCCTCGACGATGAACTGAACGCCTTCCGTCTGTGGCGTCAGCGCCAGGCGCCGGAAAAGCTCAGAGTGGTCGAGCGTTTGCCCGATACGCCCGAGCAACTTCAGCTTCAGGGGCCGAAAAAGTCCTGA
- a CDS encoding bile acid:sodium symporter family protein, whose product MRALAALSRFVGNTFAYWVLIFAVIAFLQPAWFLGLKGAIVPLLGLVMFGMGLTLKLDDFAAVARHPWRVALGVVAHFVIMPGMAWLLCQVFHLPPEIAVGVILVGCCPSGTSSNVMTWLARGDLALSVAIAAVTTLLAPLLTPALIWLLASAWLPVSFMELFWSILQVVLLPIILGVVAQRVLGDKVRHAVEVLPLVSVVSIVIIVAAVVAASQAKIAESGLLIMAVVMLHNSFGYLLGYFTGRLFGLPLPQRKSLALEVGMQNSGLGAALASAHFSPLAAVPSALFSVWHNISGALLSTYFRRMSEKEDREALAQKAAD is encoded by the coding sequence ATGCGCGCACTGGCTGCACTGAGTCGTTTTGTCGGCAACACCTTCGCTTACTGGGTCCTGATTTTCGCGGTGATCGCGTTCCTGCAACCGGCCTGGTTCCTCGGCCTCAAAGGCGCGATCGTGCCGCTGCTCGGGCTGGTGATGTTCGGCATGGGCCTGACTCTGAAACTCGACGACTTCGCCGCCGTCGCCCGCCATCCGTGGCGTGTGGCGCTGGGCGTAGTTGCGCATTTCGTGATCATGCCGGGGATGGCATGGTTGCTTTGCCAGGTTTTTCACCTGCCGCCGGAAATCGCCGTCGGGGTGATTCTGGTCGGTTGCTGCCCGAGCGGCACCTCATCGAACGTCATGACCTGGCTGGCCCGTGGCGACCTGGCGCTGTCGGTGGCCATCGCCGCCGTTACCACCCTCCTCGCCCCACTGCTGACCCCGGCGCTGATCTGGCTGTTGGCTTCGGCGTGGTTGCCGGTTTCGTTCATGGAATTGTTCTGGTCGATCCTGCAAGTGGTCCTGCTGCCGATCATCCTCGGCGTGGTCGCGCAACGGGTGCTTGGTGACAAGGTGCGCCACGCGGTGGAAGTGTTGCCGCTGGTGTCGGTGGTCAGCATCGTGATCATCGTCGCCGCCGTGGTCGCCGCCAGCCAGGCGAAAATCGCCGAATCCGGCCTGCTGATCATGGCTGTGGTGATGCTGCACAACAGCTTCGGCTATTTGCTGGGTTATTTCACCGGACGCCTGTTTGGTCTGCCACTGCCTCAGCGCAAATCCCTGGCGCTGGAAGTCGGCATGCAGAACTCGGGATTGGGTGCTGCGCTGGCCAGTGCGCACTTCTCACCGCTGGCGGCAGTGCCGAGCGCTCTGTTCAGTGTGTGGCACAACATTTCCGGGGCGCTGCTTTCGACGTACTTCCGACGGATGAGCGAAAAAGAAGACCGTGAGGCGCTGGCGCAAAAAGCGGCCGACTGA
- a CDS encoding di-heme-cytochrome C peroxidase produces the protein MFILRFLYRVLTLIVVLLGLVLAVVLYYVANPRLPFPAPAKQVHYLNQWTEQERQTYYFTPQGTQVKGLRYEWFEALELPFSQQRFASPEYLARFGFLIDPQQKATPDNPGNLPVGFARHQNPGSSEQYLDITCAACHTGELHFNGQAIRIDGGSAQHVLPSSVPTLRGGSFGQALVASLTSTYYNPWKFERFARHVLGNDYDARHEQLRKDFKGSLNTFIKVAWNDTHRGLYPTEEGPGRTDAFGRIANATFGDAISPSNYRVANAPVDYPQLWDMWTFDWVQWNGSAQQPMARNIGEALGVGATLNFFDANGQPLQGDERYASSVRVRDLHKIEETLQKLRPPAWPEEVLGVVDKPLAARGRALFAENCAGCHVPRQTQEGERWVQHLHMLPVDVIGTDPNAANNIANHRFDLTALQWNPAELEQMDVKLHPKPKEPLDLSQLSVAKGLAYVTAFVENRAYREAGITAAEKPQLDGFGLPIGVREKVAYKARPLAGVWATAPFLHNGSVPSLYQLLSPQDERATTFYKGTFEYDPRHLGYRTEAFTNGFLFDTRITGNHNSGHEFRAGERGNGVIGRLLQPEERWALLEYLKVLGGPLEAQLP, from the coding sequence ATGTTCATCTTGCGCTTCTTATACCGTGTGTTGACGCTGATCGTGGTGCTGCTGGGACTGGTTCTGGCGGTGGTTCTTTACTATGTGGCCAATCCGAGGTTGCCCTTCCCCGCCCCTGCAAAACAGGTGCATTACCTGAACCAGTGGACTGAGCAAGAGCGTCAGACCTACTACTTCACCCCGCAGGGGACGCAGGTCAAAGGCCTTCGTTACGAATGGTTTGAGGCGCTGGAGCTGCCGTTCTCGCAGCAACGCTTTGCCTCCCCGGAATACCTCGCGCGCTTCGGCTTTCTGATCGATCCGCAGCAAAAAGCCACCCCGGACAATCCGGGGAATCTGCCGGTGGGTTTCGCCCGGCATCAGAATCCCGGCAGTTCCGAGCAATATCTCGACATCACTTGTGCGGCCTGCCATACCGGTGAATTGCACTTCAATGGCCAGGCGATACGCATCGACGGCGGTTCGGCTCAGCATGTGTTGCCCTCCAGCGTTCCGACATTGCGCGGCGGCAGTTTCGGACAGGCATTGGTCGCAAGCCTCACCTCGACCTACTACAACCCATGGAAATTCGAGCGCTTCGCCCGCCACGTGCTGGGCAACGACTACGACGCACGCCACGAACAACTGCGCAAAGACTTCAAAGGCTCACTGAATACCTTTATCAAAGTGGCCTGGAACGACACCCATCGCGGCCTCTACCCCACCGAAGAAGGCCCGGGCCGCACCGATGCCTTCGGTCGCATTGCCAACGCGACCTTCGGCGATGCGATCTCCCCGAGCAATTACCGCGTAGCCAACGCCCCGGTGGATTACCCGCAGCTGTGGGACATGTGGACGTTCGACTGGGTGCAGTGGAACGGTTCGGCGCAACAACCGATGGCGCGCAACATCGGCGAGGCGCTGGGTGTCGGCGCCACTCTGAATTTCTTCGACGCCAACGGCCAGCCGCTACAGGGAGATGAGCGCTATGCCTCCAGCGTACGTGTGCGTGATCTGCACAAGATCGAAGAAACCCTGCAAAAGCTGCGGCCGCCGGCATGGCCTGAAGAAGTGCTAGGCGTCGTCGACAAACCCTTGGCAGCCAGGGGGCGAGCCTTGTTCGCCGAGAACTGCGCCGGATGCCATGTTCCGCGTCAGACCCAGGAAGGCGAGCGCTGGGTGCAACATCTGCACATGCTCCCGGTGGACGTGATCGGCACCGACCCGAATGCCGCCAACAACATTGCCAATCACCGTTTCGACCTAACCGCCCTGCAATGGAACCCGGCGGAACTCGAACAAATGGACGTGAAGTTGCACCCCAAACCCAAGGAACCGCTGGACCTCAGCCAGCTGTCAGTGGCCAAGGGGCTGGCTTACGTCACCGCCTTCGTGGAAAACCGTGCCTATCGCGAAGCGGGCATCACCGCCGCCGAGAAACCACAACTCGATGGCTTCGGTCTACCGATCGGCGTTCGCGAAAAAGTCGCCTACAAGGCGCGTCCGCTCGCCGGCGTATGGGCCACGGCCCCGTTCCTGCACAACGGCTCGGTGCCGAGCCTTTATCAGTTGCTGTCGCCTCAGGATGAGCGCGCCACCACGTTCTATAAAGGCACCTTCGAATACGACCCGCGCCATCTGGGCTACCGCACCGAAGCCTTCACCAACGGCTTCCTGTTCGACACCCGCATCACCGGCAATCACAACAGCGGCCACGAATTCCGCGCCGGCGAGCGCGGCAACGGGGTGATCGGCCGACTGCTGCAGCCAGAAGAACGCTGGGCGCTGCTCGAATACCTGAAAGTGCTGGGCGGCCCGCTGGAGGCGCAACTGCCATGA
- a CDS encoding catalase family protein, producing the protein MLARFWLWLGRLLGKTLLILLVIGLIGWALTTAWFAWQYRGPVSALEQIPDGEAAMTQDVIQTAVRIVDQHRESTRYLRDAHAKAHGCVKADVQVLPDLAQELRQGVFSEPGKLWKATMRLSNGNAYPQFDSIRDARGMALKLLDVPGKQLLGDRQGLHEQDFVMFSHPNFFVSDVAEYRQNVAAQADGKKIMAFFPGWDPRSWQIRHLFIALATLSPPPESPTRTTYFSVSPYKFGEANAKFRVMPDPERCPAYTLPKQNQDLPNFLRNALNQQLSTDRIPACFVLQIQRQDANKYMPIEDTSIEWREQDSPFQTVARITLLPQDFDTPALNLQCDNLSFNPWFGIDAHRPIGGINRLRKAVYEAVSDYRHSRNSAQ; encoded by the coding sequence ATGCTGGCGCGTTTCTGGCTCTGGCTGGGACGGTTACTGGGCAAAACCTTGTTGATCCTGCTGGTGATCGGCCTGATTGGCTGGGCCCTGACCACCGCGTGGTTCGCCTGGCAGTACCGTGGCCCGGTGTCGGCGCTCGAGCAGATTCCGGACGGCGAAGCCGCCATGACCCAGGATGTGATTCAGACCGCCGTGCGCATCGTCGATCAGCACCGCGAAAGCACCCGCTACCTGCGCGATGCCCATGCCAAAGCCCACGGCTGCGTGAAGGCCGACGTGCAGGTGTTGCCGGATCTGGCTCAGGAATTGCGCCAGGGCGTCTTCAGCGAACCGGGCAAGCTGTGGAAAGCGACGATGCGTCTGTCCAACGGCAACGCCTATCCGCAATTCGACAGCATCCGCGATGCCCGGGGCATGGCGCTCAAATTGCTCGATGTGCCGGGCAAGCAGTTGCTGGGTGACCGTCAGGGGCTGCACGAGCAGGATTTCGTGATGTTCAGCCATCCGAACTTCTTTGTCAGCGATGTCGCCGAGTACCGTCAGAATGTGGCGGCGCAGGCTGACGGCAAGAAGATCATGGCGTTTTTTCCGGGGTGGGATCCGCGCAGTTGGCAGATCCGGCATCTGTTCATTGCGCTGGCAACCCTTTCGCCACCGCCGGAAAGCCCGACCCGCACGACATATTTCTCGGTATCGCCCTACAAGTTCGGCGAGGCCAATGCCAAGTTCCGGGTGATGCCGGATCCGGAGCGCTGCCCTGCTTATACCTTGCCGAAACAGAACCAGGATCTGCCGAACTTCCTGCGCAATGCATTGAATCAACAACTGTCGACAGACCGGATACCGGCGTGTTTCGTGTTGCAGATCCAGCGGCAGGACGCGAACAAGTACATGCCGATCGAAGACACCAGCATCGAATGGCGCGAACAGGACAGCCCATTCCAGACAGTGGCCAGGATCACCCTGCTCCCGCAGGACTTCGACACCCCGGCGCTGAACCTGCAATGCGACAACCTGTCGTTCAATCCCTGGTTCGGCATCGATGCCCATCGCCCGATTGGCGGGATCAACCGGTTGCGCAAAGCGGTGTATGAAGCGGTCAGCGATTACCGCCACAGCCGCAACTCGGCGCAATAG
- a CDS encoding FKBP-type peptidyl-prolyl cis-trans isomerase: MKQHRLAAAVALVSLVLAGCDSQTSVELKTPAQKASYGIGLNMGKSLAQEGMDDLDSKAVAQGIEDAVGKKEQKLKDEELVEAFAALQKRAEERMAKMSEESAAAGKKFLEENGKKAGVTTTASGLQYEVVKKADGPQPKPTDVVTVHYTGKLTNGTVFDSSVERGSPIDLPVSGVIPGWVEGLQLMHVGEKYKLYIPSDLAYGAQSPSPAIPANSVLVFDLELLAIKDPAKEDAAAK; this comes from the coding sequence ATGAAACAGCATCGGTTGGCGGCGGCGGTTGCCCTGGTTAGCCTGGTACTCGCGGGTTGTGATTCGCAGACCAGCGTAGAGCTGAAAACCCCGGCGCAAAAAGCTTCCTACGGTATCGGCCTGAACATGGGCAAGAGCCTTGCTCAGGAAGGCATGGATGATCTGGACTCCAAAGCGGTAGCCCAGGGCATCGAAGATGCCGTCGGCAAGAAAGAACAGAAGCTGAAAGATGAAGAACTGGTCGAAGCTTTCGCCGCGCTGCAAAAGCGTGCCGAAGAGCGTATGGCCAAGATGAGCGAAGAGTCGGCAGCCGCCGGCAAGAAATTCCTCGAAGAAAACGGCAAGAAGGCTGGCGTGACCACCACCGCTTCCGGTCTGCAGTACGAAGTGGTCAAGAAAGCCGACGGCCCACAACCTAAGCCTACCGATGTCGTGACCGTTCACTACACCGGCAAGCTGACCAACGGCACCGTCTTCGACAGCTCCGTCGAGCGCGGCAGCCCGATCGATCTGCCGGTCAGCGGTGTGATCCCGGGTTGGGTCGAAGGCCTGCAACTGATGCACGTTGGTGAGAAGTACAAGCTGTACATCCCTAGCGATCTGGCTTACGGCGCACAATCGCCAAGCCCGGCAATCCCGGCCAACTCGGTTCTGGTTTTCGACCTGGAACTGCTGGCCATCAAGGATCCAGCCAAAGAAGACGCCGCCGCCAAGTAA